In a single window of the Pseudomonas entomophila genome:
- the gspK gene encoding type II secretion system minor pseudopilin GspK, with protein MARQDGMAVISALLIAAVVAVIAAGMIERQGLLTRQLENRQLAVQGQWALQGGLQLSRQLLAEQRQRDPLVRAGQPWTRPLPDMAAGNVVFGGQLEDEQGKFNLRNLVVDGRVDAEALATFQRLCGLIGVDARLASAISERVIDSYPRQPATPVASQQAGFDSGRLTSPASASTPLPARQPMAGSLDAFASLKGMNTQSMQRLRRFVTLLPALTWVNGNTASAEVLAAQVPGLSLQQAAALVAERDGGRWFVNRGDFVNRLRMPQLAQANVRVGINSDWFRLHGQARQGQRVLRMQALLRQREGRLPDVVWTRVGA; from the coding sequence ATGGCGCGCCAGGACGGCATGGCGGTGATCAGCGCCTTGCTGATCGCCGCGGTGGTGGCGGTGATCGCCGCCGGGATGATCGAGCGCCAGGGCCTGCTGACCCGGCAGCTGGAGAACCGCCAACTGGCGGTGCAGGGGCAGTGGGCATTGCAAGGGGGGCTGCAGCTGAGCCGTCAGCTGCTGGCCGAGCAACGCCAGCGCGATCCGCTGGTGCGTGCGGGCCAGCCGTGGACGCGGCCATTGCCGGACATGGCCGCGGGCAATGTGGTATTCGGCGGGCAGTTGGAGGACGAGCAGGGCAAGTTCAACCTGCGCAACCTGGTAGTCGATGGCCGGGTCGACGCCGAGGCGCTGGCGACCTTCCAGCGGCTGTGTGGGCTGATCGGTGTCGATGCACGGTTGGCTTCGGCCATCAGCGAGCGGGTGATCGACAGTTATCCCCGGCAACCGGCCACCCCGGTGGCGTCGCAACAGGCTGGTTTCGACAGTGGCCGCCTGACGTCGCCCGCTAGCGCCAGCACGCCATTGCCGGCCAGGCAGCCGATGGCGGGCAGTCTCGATGCCTTCGCTTCGCTCAAGGGCATGAACACCCAATCCATGCAGCGCCTGCGCCGGTTCGTCACGCTGTTGCCGGCGCTCACCTGGGTCAATGGCAACACCGCCAGCGCCGAGGTGCTCGCCGCTCAGGTGCCAGGATTGTCGTTGCAACAGGCCGCCGCGCTGGTGGCCGAGCGCGATGGTGGGCGCTGGTTCGTCAACCGTGGCGACTTCGTCAACCGCCTGCGCATGCCGCAACTGGCGCAGGCCAATGTGCGGGTGGGGATCAACAGCGACTGGTTCCGCCTGCATGGCCAGGCGCGCCAGGGGCAGCGGGTGCTGCGCATGCAGGCGCTGCTACGCCAGCGCGAAGGGCGGCTGCCGGATGTGGTCTGGACGCGGGTGGGCGCATGA
- the mexE gene encoding multidrug efflux RND transporter periplasmic adaptor subunit MexE, translating into MDHSLKPLRFPLAALAVVVLSACGRTPDAVQAPAAPKVSVAKVIEQPINEWDEFTGRLEAPETVEVRPRVSGQIDLVAFTEGAQVKKGDLLFQIDPRPFQAEVRRLEAQLQQAKATAIRSANEARRGERLRDSNAISAELAESRTSAAAEARAGVDAIQAQLDLARLNLSFTRVTAPISGRVSRAQFTAGNIVSADVTPLTSVVSTDKVYAYFDADERVYLKYSQLARDGQRGQSTPVYLGLTNETGNPHLGQMNFVDNQVNPRTGTIRGRAVFDNRDGQFTPGLYARLKLVGSAQYDAVLINDEAVGTDLGKKFVLVMDKDNKATYRAVELGPKLEGLRIVRSGLDKDDRIVVKGLQRVRPGSPVTPQETQMASEQTLAALAQQRQALEASNPAPKVAGANVKVASAQAPRG; encoded by the coding sequence ATGGATCACTCACTCAAACCCTTGCGCTTCCCGCTCGCTGCCCTGGCAGTGGTGGTGCTCAGCGCTTGCGGTCGCACCCCCGACGCCGTGCAGGCTCCCGCCGCGCCCAAGGTCAGCGTAGCCAAGGTGATCGAGCAACCGATCAACGAGTGGGACGAGTTCACCGGCCGCCTCGAGGCGCCGGAAACCGTCGAGGTGCGCCCGCGGGTCTCCGGCCAGATCGACCTGGTGGCCTTCACCGAAGGCGCCCAGGTCAAGAAAGGCGACCTGCTGTTCCAGATCGACCCGCGCCCGTTCCAGGCTGAAGTCCGCCGCCTCGAAGCCCAGTTGCAACAAGCCAAGGCCACCGCCATCCGCAGCGCCAACGAAGCCCGCCGTGGCGAGCGCCTGCGCGACAGCAACGCCATCTCCGCGGAACTGGCCGAGTCGCGCACCAGCGCCGCCGCCGAGGCCCGCGCCGGGGTCGATGCAATCCAGGCACAGCTCGACCTGGCCCGCCTGAACCTGAGCTTCACCCGCGTCACCGCACCCATCAGCGGCCGCGTCAGCCGCGCCCAGTTCACCGCCGGCAACATCGTCAGCGCCGATGTCACACCGCTGACCAGCGTGGTCTCCACCGACAAGGTGTACGCCTACTTCGACGCCGACGAGCGCGTGTACCTCAAGTACAGCCAGCTCGCCCGCGACGGCCAGCGCGGCCAGAGCACCCCGGTGTACCTGGGCCTGACCAACGAAACCGGCAACCCGCACCTGGGCCAGATGAACTTCGTCGACAACCAGGTCAACCCGCGCACCGGCACCATCCGTGGCCGCGCCGTGTTCGACAACCGCGACGGCCAGTTCACCCCAGGCCTGTACGCGCGCCTGAAGCTGGTCGGCAGCGCCCAGTACGACGCCGTGCTGATCAACGACGAGGCGGTCGGCACTGACCTTGGTAAGAAGTTCGTGCTGGTGATGGACAAGGACAACAAGGCCACCTACCGCGCCGTGGAACTGGGGCCCAAGCTCGAAGGCCTGCGCATCGTGCGCAGCGGCCTGGACAAAGATGACCGCATCGTGGTCAAGGGCCTGCAGCGCGTGCGCCCAGGCTCGCCAGTCACCCCGCAAGAAACCCAGATGGCCAGCGAACAGACCCTCGCCGCCCTCGCCCAGCAGCGCCAGGCCCTCGAAGCCAGCAACCCGGCGCCGAAGGTAGCGGGTGCCAATGTCAAAGTCGCCAGCGCCCAAGCGCCACGCGGTTAA
- a CDS encoding efflux RND transporter permease subunit, whose amino-acid sequence MNFSKFFITRPIFAAVLSLVLLIAGSISLFQLPISEYPEVVPPTVVVRANFPGANPKVIGETVAAPLEQAITGVENMLYMSSQSTADGKLTLTITFALGTDLDNAQVQVQNRVTRTQPKLPEEVTRIGITVDKASPDLTMVVHLTSPDNRYDMLYLSNYAILNIKDELARLGGVGDVQLFGMGDYSLRVWLDPNKTASRNLTASDVVAAIREQNRQVAAGQLGAPPAPGSTSFQLSINTQGRLVNEEEFENIIIRAGANGEITRLKDIARVELGSSQYALRSLLNNQPAVAIPIFQRPGSNAIEISDEVRAKMAELKKEFPEGMDYSIVYDPTVFVRGSIEAVVHTLFEALILVVLVVILFLQTWRASIIPLMAVPVSLIGTFAVMHLFGFSLNALSLFGLVLAIGIVVDDAIVVVENVERNIGLGLKPLEATQKAMSEVTGPIIATALVLCAVFVPAAFISGLTGQFYKQFALTIAISTVISAFNSLTLSPALAAVLLKDHHAPKDRFSRFLEKLLGSWLFAPFNRFFDRASHGYVGGVRRVIRSSGIALFVYAGLMGLTYLGFSSTPTGFVPAQDKQYLVAFAQLPDAASLDRTEAVIKKMSEIALKQPGVADSVAFPGLSINGFTNSPNSGIVFTPLKPFDERKDPSQSAQAIAAALNAQFADIQDAYIAIFPPPPVQGLGTIGGFRLQIEDRGNLGYEALYKETQNIIAKSRSVPELAGLFTSYQVNVPQVDAAIDREKAKTHGVAINDIFDTLQVYLGSLYTNDFNRFGRTYQVNVQAEQQFRLDAEQIGQLKVRNNLGEMIPLATFLKVSDTSGPDRVMHYNGFITAEINGAAAPGYSSGQAEAAIEKLLKEELPNGMTFEWTDLTYQQILSGNTALFVFPLCVLLAFLVLAAQYESWSLPLAVILIVPMTLLSAITGVIVSGGDNNIFTQIGLIVLVGLACKNAILIVEFAKDEQAKGLDPLAAVLEACRLRLRPILMTSIAFIMGVVPLVFSSGAGSEMRHAMGVAVFSGMIGVTVFGLFLTPVFFFLIRRFVERRQARKAERSVALENHA is encoded by the coding sequence ATGAACTTCTCGAAATTCTTCATTACCCGGCCGATCTTCGCCGCGGTGCTGTCGCTGGTGCTGCTGATCGCGGGTTCGATCTCGCTGTTCCAGCTGCCGATCAGCGAATACCCCGAAGTGGTGCCGCCCACCGTGGTGGTGCGCGCCAACTTCCCCGGCGCCAACCCCAAGGTGATCGGCGAAACCGTCGCCGCGCCGCTGGAGCAGGCCATCACCGGTGTCGAGAACATGCTGTACATGTCCTCGCAATCCACCGCCGACGGCAAGCTGACCCTGACCATCACCTTCGCCCTGGGCACCGACCTGGACAACGCCCAGGTGCAGGTGCAGAACCGCGTGACCCGCACCCAGCCCAAGCTGCCGGAGGAAGTCACCCGTATCGGTATCACCGTCGACAAGGCCTCGCCCGACCTGACCATGGTCGTGCACCTGACCTCGCCGGACAACCGCTACGACATGCTCTACCTGTCCAACTACGCCATCCTCAACATCAAGGATGAACTGGCACGGCTGGGCGGCGTGGGTGACGTGCAGCTGTTCGGCATGGGCGACTACTCGCTGCGGGTGTGGCTCGACCCGAACAAGACCGCTTCGCGCAACCTGACCGCCAGTGATGTGGTGGCCGCCATTCGCGAGCAGAACCGCCAGGTCGCCGCCGGCCAACTGGGCGCCCCGCCCGCCCCGGGCTCGACCAGCTTCCAGCTGTCGATCAACACCCAGGGCCGCCTGGTCAACGAGGAAGAGTTCGAGAACATCATCATCCGTGCCGGCGCCAACGGCGAGATCACCCGCCTGAAGGACATCGCCCGGGTCGAGCTCGGCTCCAGCCAGTACGCCCTGCGTTCGCTGCTGAACAATCAGCCGGCCGTGGCCATCCCGATCTTCCAGCGCCCGGGCTCCAACGCCATCGAGATCTCCGACGAAGTGCGGGCGAAGATGGCCGAGCTTAAGAAAGAGTTCCCGGAAGGCATGGACTACAGCATTGTCTATGACCCGACCGTGTTCGTCCGTGGTTCCATCGAAGCGGTGGTGCACACCCTGTTCGAAGCGCTGATCCTGGTCGTACTAGTGGTGATCCTGTTCCTGCAGACCTGGCGCGCCTCGATCATCCCGCTGATGGCCGTGCCGGTCTCGCTGATCGGTACCTTCGCGGTGATGCACCTGTTCGGCTTCTCGCTCAACGCGCTGTCGTTGTTCGGCCTGGTGCTGGCCATCGGTATCGTGGTGGACGACGCCATCGTCGTGGTGGAGAACGTCGAACGCAATATCGGCCTGGGCCTGAAACCGCTCGAGGCCACGCAGAAGGCCATGAGCGAAGTGACCGGGCCAATCATCGCCACGGCATTGGTGCTGTGCGCCGTGTTCGTGCCGGCGGCGTTCATCTCGGGGCTTACCGGGCAGTTCTACAAGCAGTTCGCGCTGACCATCGCCATCTCCACCGTGATCTCGGCGTTCAACTCGCTGACCCTGTCGCCGGCCCTGGCCGCCGTGCTGCTGAAGGACCACCACGCGCCCAAGGACCGTTTCTCGCGGTTCCTGGAAAAACTGCTGGGCAGCTGGCTGTTCGCCCCGTTCAACCGCTTCTTCGACCGCGCCAGCCATGGCTATGTCGGCGGCGTGCGCCGGGTCATCCGCTCCAGCGGCATCGCCCTGTTCGTCTATGCCGGCTTGATGGGCCTGACCTACCTCGGTTTCTCGTCCACCCCGACCGGTTTCGTCCCGGCCCAGGACAAGCAGTACCTGGTGGCCTTCGCCCAACTGCCTGACGCCGCCAGCCTCGACCGTACCGAGGCGGTGATCAAGAAGATGAGCGAGATCGCCCTCAAGCAACCGGGCGTGGCCGATTCGGTGGCCTTCCCGGGCCTGTCGATCAACGGCTTCACCAACAGCCCGAACAGCGGCATCGTGTTCACCCCGCTCAAGCCGTTCGACGAGCGCAAGGACCCGAGCCAGTCGGCGCAGGCCATCGCCGCGGCGCTGAACGCCCAGTTCGCCGATATCCAGGACGCCTACATCGCGATCTTCCCGCCACCGCCGGTACAAGGCCTTGGCACCATCGGCGGCTTCCGCCTGCAGATCGAGGACCGTGGCAACCTGGGCTACGAAGCGCTGTACAAAGAAACCCAGAACATTATCGCCAAGAGCCGCAGTGTGCCGGAGCTGGCCGGCCTGTTCACCAGCTACCAGGTCAACGTGCCGCAGGTCGATGCCGCCATCGACCGGGAAAAGGCCAAGACCCATGGCGTGGCGATCAACGACATCTTCGACACCCTGCAGGTGTACCTGGGCTCGCTGTACACCAACGACTTCAACCGCTTTGGCCGCACCTACCAGGTCAACGTCCAGGCCGAGCAGCAGTTCCGCCTCGATGCCGAGCAGATCGGCCAGTTGAAGGTGCGCAACAACCTGGGCGAAATGATCCCGCTGGCGACCTTCCTCAAGGTCAGCGACACGTCGGGGCCTGACCGGGTGATGCACTACAACGGTTTCATCACCGCCGAGATCAACGGTGCCGCGGCCCCCGGCTACAGCTCCGGCCAGGCCGAGGCGGCAATCGAGAAACTGCTCAAGGAGGAACTGCCCAACGGCATGACCTTCGAGTGGACCGACCTGACCTACCAGCAGATCCTCTCGGGCAACACCGCGCTGTTTGTGTTCCCGCTCTGCGTGCTGCTGGCCTTCCTGGTGCTGGCCGCCCAGTACGAAAGCTGGAGCCTGCCGCTGGCGGTGATCCTGATCGTGCCGATGACCCTGCTGTCGGCCATCACCGGGGTGATCGTCTCGGGTGGCGACAACAACATCTTCACCCAGATCGGCTTGATCGTGCTGGTGGGCCTGGCGTGCAAGAACGCGATCCTGATCGTCGAGTTCGCCAAGGATGAACAAGCCAAGGGCCTCGACCCGCTGGCCGCCGTGCTGGAAGCCTGCCGCCTGCGGTTGCGGCCGATCCTGATGACCTCGATCGCCTTCATCATGGGCGTGGTGCCGCTGGTGTTCTCCTCCGGTGCCGGCTCGGAAATGCGTCACGCCATGGGTGTGGCGGTGTTCTCGGGGATGATCGGGGTGACCGTGTTCGGCCTGTTCCTGACCCCGGTGTTCTTCTTCCTGATCCGCCGTTTCGTCGAGCGTCGCCAGGCCCGCAAGGCCGAGCGCAGCGTCGCGCTGGAGAACCACGCATGA
- the gspG gene encoding type II secretion system major pseudopilin GspG produces the protein MQIARRSARGHRFRQQGFTLIEIMVVVVILGILAAMVVPKVLDRPDQARATAARQDIAGLMQALKLYRLDNGGYPNQNQGLKVLVEKPAQAKEGQWRAYLDRLPNDPWGRPYQYLNPGANGEIDVFSLGADGQAGGDGVNADLGSWQL, from the coding sequence ATGCAGATCGCCCGTCGCAGCGCCAGAGGCCACCGTTTCCGTCAGCAGGGTTTCACCCTGATCGAGATCATGGTGGTGGTGGTGATCCTCGGGATCCTCGCGGCGATGGTGGTGCCCAAGGTGCTCGACCGCCCCGACCAGGCCCGCGCCACGGCGGCGCGCCAGGACATCGCCGGGCTGATGCAGGCGCTCAAGCTCTACCGCCTGGACAACGGCGGCTACCCGAACCAGAACCAGGGCCTGAAGGTACTGGTGGAAAAGCCGGCCCAGGCCAAGGAAGGTCAATGGCGCGCCTACCTGGACCGCCTGCCCAACGACCCGTGGGGGCGCCCGTACCAGTACCTGAACCCCGGCGCCAACGGCGAGATCGATGTGTTTTCCCTGGGCGCCGACGGCCAGGCCGGCGGCGACGGGGTGAACGCCGACCTCGGCTCCTGGCAGTTGTGA
- a CDS encoding putative bifunctional diguanylate cyclase/phosphodiesterase, producing MSLATSPDVMYRLLIQSVVDYAIYLLTPDGIVANWNPGAQRAKGYHAEEIVGQHYSLFYTEDERAAGLPAKNLEQARSSGRFEEQGQRLRKDGSAFHAHVLIEAVRDEQGQLIGFAKITRDISERRRHEQELLQAKELAEQYSQEMVTLSQFLDSVITHIPASVIVQDLNSQQILLANQQAEQLFGGVGVSLVGKLPGECMAPTAADYLEQHLARGARSTKGFAAETRVDTARGPRTLRSRAMLCQNPGQGDYVLFVAEDATEELAAHAQIHHMALHDALTGLPNRTLFHERLKQALLRGEDDGKLTAALCLDLDNFKNINDTQGHAFGDKLLRALGKRLRRELREHDTLARLGGDEFAVVLAGLDSHEAARTTAQRLIEAICPPFQIEGHQFSVGVSIGVATAPDDHDQAEQLLGYADMALYEAKRNGRNRFECFHVELDVAARQRRLVETDLRTALHLGQLELHYQPVVDQQSNSVTGYEALLRWQHPTRGMIMPMDFIPIAEETGLIHEIGARALNLACQEAASWGTEQTVSVNLSAVQFKNAGLVHSVALALSDSGLPATRLELEITESVLLGNSEENVRTLRALKDLGVSISLDDFGTGYSSLGYLRSFPFDRIKIDKSFVHDMCESREAMSIVRAITELSNSLMIKTTAEGVESAEQMQRLMAEGCSHFQGYLYGRPAPASERLRQVGVVECRATDL from the coding sequence ATGTCGCTAGCCACAAGTCCCGACGTCATGTACCGGCTGTTGATCCAGAGCGTGGTGGACTACGCCATCTACCTGCTCACCCCCGACGGTATCGTCGCCAATTGGAACCCCGGCGCGCAGCGGGCCAAGGGGTATCACGCCGAGGAAATCGTCGGCCAGCATTACTCGCTGTTCTACACCGAGGACGAGCGGGCGGCGGGGCTGCCGGCGAAGAACCTGGAACAGGCCCGCAGTTCCGGCCGCTTCGAGGAGCAAGGCCAGCGCCTGCGCAAGGACGGCTCGGCGTTTCACGCCCATGTGCTGATCGAAGCGGTGCGTGACGAGCAGGGGCAACTGATCGGCTTCGCCAAGATTACCCGCGACATCAGCGAGCGCCGCCGCCATGAGCAGGAATTGCTGCAGGCCAAGGAGCTTGCCGAGCAGTACAGCCAGGAAATGGTCACGCTGTCGCAGTTCCTCGATTCGGTGATCACCCACATCCCCGCCAGCGTGATCGTCCAGGACCTGAACAGCCAGCAGATCCTGCTGGCCAACCAGCAGGCCGAGCAGCTGTTCGGCGGCGTGGGTGTGAGCCTGGTCGGCAAGCTGCCGGGCGAGTGCATGGCGCCCACGGCGGCCGACTACCTCGAACAGCACCTGGCCCGTGGCGCGCGCAGTACAAAGGGCTTTGCCGCCGAGACCCGGGTCGATACCGCCAGAGGCCCGCGCACCCTGCGCAGCCGCGCCATGCTTTGCCAGAACCCGGGGCAGGGCGACTACGTGCTGTTCGTGGCCGAGGACGCTACCGAGGAACTGGCCGCCCATGCCCAGATCCATCACATGGCCCTCCACGACGCCCTGACCGGGCTGCCCAACCGCACGCTGTTCCATGAACGGCTCAAGCAGGCGCTGCTGCGCGGCGAGGACGACGGCAAGCTGACCGCCGCCCTGTGCCTGGACCTGGACAACTTCAAGAACATCAATGACACCCAGGGCCACGCCTTCGGTGACAAGCTCCTGCGTGCCCTGGGCAAACGCCTGCGCCGCGAACTGCGCGAGCATGACACCTTGGCCCGGCTGGGCGGCGACGAGTTCGCCGTGGTGCTGGCCGGCCTCGACAGCCATGAGGCCGCACGCACCACCGCCCAGCGCTTGATCGAGGCGATCTGCCCGCCGTTCCAGATCGAGGGGCACCAGTTCAGCGTGGGGGTGAGCATCGGTGTCGCCACTGCGCCGGACGACCACGACCAGGCCGAGCAACTGCTCGGTTATGCCGACATGGCCCTGTACGAAGCCAAGCGCAACGGGCGCAATCGCTTCGAGTGCTTCCATGTCGAGCTCGACGTCGCCGCGCGCCAGCGGCGGCTGGTCGAGACCGACCTGCGCACCGCCCTGCACCTGGGGCAACTGGAGCTGCACTACCAGCCAGTGGTCGACCAGCAGAGCAACAGCGTCACCGGCTACGAGGCGTTGCTGCGCTGGCAGCACCCGACGCGGGGCATGATCATGCCCATGGACTTCATCCCCATTGCCGAGGAGACCGGGCTGATCCATGAGATCGGCGCCCGCGCGCTGAACCTGGCCTGCCAGGAAGCGGCCAGCTGGGGCACCGAGCAGACGGTGTCGGTCAACCTGTCGGCGGTGCAGTTCAAGAACGCCGGCCTGGTCCACAGCGTGGCCCTGGCGCTGTCTGATTCAGGGTTGCCGGCGACGCGGCTGGAGCTGGAGATCACCGAGTCGGTGCTGCTGGGCAACAGCGAAGAGAACGTGCGCACCTTGCGTGCGTTGAAGGACCTGGGGGTGTCGATCTCCCTCGACGATTTCGGCACTGGCTATTCGTCGCTGGGCTACCTGCGTTCGTTCCCGTTCGACCGGATCAAAATCGACAAGTCGTTCGTGCACGACATGTGCGAGAGCCGTGAGGCGATGTCGATCGTGCGCGCTATCACCGAGCTGTCCAACAGCCTGATGATCAAGACCACCGCCGAGGGCGTGGAGTCGGCGGAGCAGATGCAGCGGTTGATGGCCGAGGGGTGCTCGCATTTCCAGGGTTATCTGTATGGGCGGCCGGCGCCGGCCAGCGAGCGGTTGCGGCAGGTGGGGGTGGTGGAGTGCCGGGCGACAGATTTGTAG
- the gspL gene encoding type II secretion system protein GspL yields MNTRLDVQLPPLAELGPASSLDFRLSDRQGHTLATGNAERAQLLRDAKGAAWRLHLHEDDSLALAVALPPLTGKRLSAAVRCTVQGLVLGDIGQVHVAHGPRQGDGQVAVAWLGLAQLAQLQAWLQGGRVRPQGVFTQPAQDRPVVDLGGGLQGPAHTLDVGRAVAVWSAAALVWCLGLNLHAMQLASAGEQLRARMVSQVRTAFPHLPVVLNPLQQARQQLQGGQGATGDGLSALLDGAGKAMPFLAGNVAALDYADGELRITPLAEGRKMPADTAWQAQLAALGIEASAGEQGWTLRAGGAANEALAHVD; encoded by the coding sequence ATGAACACGCGCCTGGACGTTCAACTGCCACCGTTGGCCGAACTTGGGCCCGCGTCGAGCCTCGATTTTCGCCTGAGTGATCGCCAGGGCCACACCTTGGCCACGGGCAACGCCGAGCGTGCGCAGCTGCTGCGCGACGCCAAGGGCGCTGCCTGGCGCTTGCATCTGCACGAAGACGACAGCCTGGCCTTGGCCGTGGCCTTGCCGCCGCTCACGGGCAAGCGCTTGAGCGCTGCGGTACGTTGCACGGTGCAGGGGCTGGTGCTGGGCGATATCGGGCAGGTTCATGTCGCTCATGGGCCGCGCCAGGGTGATGGCCAGGTGGCGGTCGCCTGGCTTGGGCTGGCTCAGCTGGCCCAGTTGCAGGCATGGCTGCAGGGCGGGCGGGTCCGGCCACAAGGGGTGTTCACGCAACCTGCGCAGGATCGGCCGGTGGTGGACCTGGGCGGTGGCTTGCAGGGGCCGGCCCACACCTTGGATGTGGGACGGGCCGTGGCGGTGTGGAGTGCGGCGGCGTTGGTCTGGTGCCTCGGTTTGAACCTGCATGCCATGCAACTGGCCAGCGCAGGCGAGCAACTGCGGGCGCGCATGGTGAGCCAGGTGCGCACGGCGTTCCCGCACTTGCCGGTGGTGCTCAACCCACTGCAACAGGCGCGTCAGCAACTGCAGGGCGGGCAGGGTGCCACGGGCGACGGATTAAGTGCATTGCTCGACGGCGCAGGCAAGGCCATGCCGTTTCTTGCTGGCAATGTCGCAGCGCTGGACTACGCCGACGGTGAACTGCGCATCACGCCCTTGGCCGAGGGGCGCAAGATGCCCGCCGACACGGCCTGGCAGGCGCAACTCGCCGCCCTGGGTATCGAGGCCAGCGCCGGCGAACAAGGCTGGACACTGCGCGCTGGCGGTGCCGCGAACGAGGCCCTGGCCCATGTCGATTAA
- the gspI gene encoding type II secretion system minor pseudopilin GspI produces the protein MRNRQAGFTLIEVLVALTIVAVAMAAAVRATGLMTQGNGLLRDKSLALLAAQGRLAETRLEGDPKPGLRQVECDQGRLRLRCEQRVVRLAGEGVEVSVQVFDREREGGALARLQTVMVVGG, from the coding sequence GTGCGCAACCGCCAGGCGGGTTTTACCCTGATCGAAGTGCTGGTGGCCTTGACCATCGTCGCGGTGGCCATGGCCGCTGCCGTGCGCGCGACCGGGCTGATGACCCAGGGGAATGGGTTGCTGCGGGACAAGTCGCTGGCGCTGCTGGCGGCCCAGGGGCGGTTGGCCGAGACGCGGTTGGAGGGCGACCCCAAGCCCGGACTGCGGCAGGTCGAGTGTGACCAGGGGCGGTTGCGGTTGCGTTGTGAGCAACGGGTGGTGCGCTTGGCGGGTGAAGGGGTGGAGGTGTCGGTGCAGGTGTTCGACCGGGAGCGGGAGGGAGGGGCGTTGGCGCGGTTGCAGACGGTGATGGTGGTGGGGGGCTGA
- a CDS encoding efflux transporter outer membrane subunit: protein MKLLKPLTPSLLALALAACAVGPDYKTPDTAPAKLDSGVAAKAFDRSRFESVWWKQFDDPVLNQLVQASLEGNRDLRVAFARLKAARAIREDVSNDQLPVVTSRASSDLGKGQVPGQTERRVNSERYDLGLDMAWELDLFGRIQRQIEASEAQEAAAEADLQQLQVSLIAELVDAYGQLRGAQLREQIAVANLKTQQQSRDITVTLRDSGVGNELDVVRADARLAGVEATVPQLQAAQVRAKNRIATLLGQRPDAMTVDLSPKALPAIAKALPVGDPGELLRRRPDIRSAERQLAAATANVGVATADLFPRVSLSGFLGFTAARGSQIGSAASNAWALGPSITWAAFDLGSVRARLRGAKADADGALANYEQQVLLALEESANAFSDYSKRQQRLLALMRQSEASRKAAELASIRYREGTVDYLVLLDAERERLSAEDAQAQGEVELYSGIVAIYKALGGGWQPEVVASAG, encoded by the coding sequence ATGAAGTTGCTCAAACCCCTGACCCCGAGCCTGCTGGCCCTGGCCCTGGCGGCCTGCGCGGTGGGCCCGGACTACAAGACACCGGACACCGCGCCGGCCAAGCTGGACAGCGGTGTTGCGGCCAAGGCCTTCGACCGCAGCCGCTTCGAGAGCGTGTGGTGGAAACAGTTCGACGACCCGGTGCTCAACCAGTTGGTGCAGGCATCGCTGGAGGGCAACCGTGACCTGCGCGTGGCGTTTGCCCGCCTGAAGGCGGCGCGGGCGATCCGCGAGGATGTGTCCAACGACCAGCTGCCGGTGGTCACCAGCCGCGCCAGCAGCGACCTGGGCAAGGGCCAGGTCCCGGGCCAGACCGAGCGCCGGGTCAACAGCGAACGCTACGACCTGGGCCTGGACATGGCCTGGGAGCTCGACCTGTTCGGCCGCATCCAGCGCCAGATCGAGGCCAGCGAAGCCCAGGAAGCCGCCGCCGAAGCCGACCTGCAGCAGTTGCAGGTCAGCCTGATCGCCGAGCTGGTCGACGCCTACGGCCAACTGCGCGGCGCCCAACTACGCGAGCAGATCGCCGTGGCCAACCTCAAGACCCAGCAGCAGTCGCGGGACATCACCGTGACCCTGCGTGACAGCGGGGTCGGCAACGAGCTCGATGTGGTGCGCGCCGATGCCCGTCTGGCGGGGGTCGAAGCCACCGTGCCGCAATTGCAGGCCGCGCAGGTGCGGGCGAAGAACCGCATCGCCACCCTGCTCGGCCAGCGCCCGGACGCCATGACCGTGGACCTTTCGCCCAAGGCCCTGCCGGCCATCGCCAAGGCCCTGCCGGTGGGCGACCCAGGCGAGCTGCTGCGCCGCCGCCCGGACATCCGCAGCGCCGAGCGCCAACTGGCGGCGGCCACGGCCAACGTGGGCGTGGCCACCGCCGACCTGTTCCCGCGGGTCAGCCTGAGCGGCTTCCTTGGCTTCACCGCCGCGCGCGGCTCGCAGATCGGCTCGGCGGCCTCCAACGCCTGGGCGCTGGGGCCGAGCATCACCTGGGCGGCGTTCGACCTGGGCAGCGTGCGCGCCCGCCTGCGCGGGGCCAAGGCCGACGCCGACGGTGCCCTGGCCAACTATGAGCAGCAGGTGCTGCTGGCCCTGGAAGAGTCGGCCAACGCCTTCAGCGACTACAGCAAGCGCCAGCAGCGCCTGCTGGCACTGATGCGCCAGAGCGAAGCCAGCCGCAAGGCGGCCGAACTGGCCTCGATTCGCTATCGCGAAGGGACGGTGGATTACCTGGTGCTGCTCGATGCCGAGCGTGAGCGGCTGAGCGCCGAGGACGCCCAGGCCCAGGGCGAGGTCGAGCTGTACAGCGGCATCGTGGCGATCTACAAGGCCCTGGGTGGCGGCTGGCAGCCGGAGGTGGTGGCCAGCGCGGGTTGA